A DNA window from Castanea sativa cultivar Marrone di Chiusa Pesio chromosome 7, ASM4071231v1 contains the following coding sequences:
- the LOC142643758 gene encoding uncharacterized protein LOC142643758: MDLRRLCTITKPTPIFYPITRPLTCVTSTSSASHNNQNQPQPQPPLPPLELESDPPKPPNQSLFNWVSSILSNPSLDSSKCKSLIPHLSPHHFDTILFSVALVNSNAKPNPKTTLNFFYFASQSFNFRFTLRSYCILIRLLILSNLVSPARLLLIRLIDGKMPVLSYANTKNLLHIEIATMMADFNSTTPPERALGVQVSDLLVHVYCTQFKNLDFGVDVFCILARKGMFPSIKTCNFLLSSLVKANELSKSYEVFEMTCQGVSPDVYLFSTAINAFCKGGKVEDGIGLFLKMEEVGIVPNVVTYNSIIHGLCKNGRLDEAFHFKERMLRNNVKPSLITYSVLINGFMRLEKFDEANCVLKEMLDKGFVPNEIVYNTLIDGYCKTGNISEALKIRDDMVFKGIMPNSVTLNSLTQGFCKSNEIERAEHILGEMLLRGLNVSQVTYTAVIKGLCMKSRLESALQFTEEMLTRNLRPSDGLLTTLVVELCKDGKHSEAVELWFRLLNKGLAANTVTSNALIHGLCEAGNMQEAVKLLKEMLERGLVLDRITYNTLILGCCRQGKVEEAFKLREEMVKRQITPDTHTYNLLIHGLCNIGKVDDAVKLWDDCNRNGMVPNVYTYGVMIDGYCKANRIEEGENLFNELVNKNMELNIIVYNTLIRAYCRNGNMTAAFKLRDDMKSKGIPPTCNTYSSLIHGMCNIGCIEDAKDLLDEMRKEGLLPNVVCYTALIGGYCKLGLMDKVRSVLLEMSSCNIHPNKITYTVMIDGYCKLGKTEEATKLLHDMVERGILPDAVTYNALTNGFCKERKIDEAFEVCNQMSDGGVSLDEITYTTLIHNWPQPSTIANQD; encoded by the coding sequence ATGGATTTGAGGAGGCTTTGCACTATCACCAAACCTACCCCAATCTTCTACCCCATCACACGCCCATTAACCTGCGTGACCTCGACCTCTTCAGCCTCCCACAACAACCAAAACCAGCCTCAGCCTCAGCCGCCATTGCCGCCATTAGAGCTCGAGAGCGATCCACCAAAGCCTCCCAATCAGAGTTTGTTCAATTGGGTATCTTCTATTCTCTCAAACCCATCTCTAGATTCTTCTAAATGTAAATCCCTCATACCCCATTTGTCCCCTCACCACTTTGATACTATTTTATTCTCTGTAGCTCTTGTTAACTCCAAtgccaaacccaacccaaaaaccactctcaatttcttttattttgcgTCTCAATCTTTTAACTTTCGCTTTACTTTGAGATCTTATTGCATTTTGATTCGTTTGCTTATTCTATCCAACTTGGTTTCGCCTGCAAGATTGCTTTTGATTCGTTTGATTGATGGGAAAATGCCTGTTTTATCCTATGCTAACACAAAGAACCTACTACATATTGAGATTGCCACTATGATGGCAGATTTTAACTCGACCACACCGCCTGAGCGGGCTCTTGGGGTTCAGGTATCGGATTTGCTGGTACATGTTTATTGTACCCAGTTTAAAAATCTGGATTTTGGTGTTGATGTGTTTTGCATATTGGCTAGAAAGGGTATGTTTCCGTCTATtaaaacttgcaattttttGTTGAGTTCTTTGGTGAAGGCGAATGAGCTTTCAAAGAGTTATGAAGTGTTTGAAATGACTTGTCAAGGAGTTTCTCCTGATGTTTACTTGTTTAGTACTGCTATTAATGCGTTTTGTAAGGGTGGGAAGGTTGAGGATGGGATTGGGTTGTTCTTGAAAATGGAGGAGGTGGGTATTGTTCCAAATGTTGTTACGTACAATAGTATTATTCACGGGCTATGTAAGAATGGGAGATTAGATGAAGCATTCCACTTCAAAGAAAGGATGCTAAGAAACAATGTGAAACCTAGTCTTATAACATATAGTGTACTTATTAATGGTTTCATGAGGCTGGAAAAATTTGATGAAGCGAATTGTGTTTTGAAAGAAATGTTGGACAAGGGTTTTGTCCCGAATGAGATTGTATATAACACACTGATTGATGGGTATTGTAAAACAGGAAATATTAGTGAGGCACTGAAGATAAGGGATGATATGGTATTTAAGGGGATAATGCCTAATTCTGTCACTCTTAATTCTCTTACACAGGGTTTTTGCAAGAGTAATGAAATAGAACGTGCTGAGCATATTTTAGGGGAAATGTTATTAAGAGGGTTAAATGTAAGCCAGGTTACTTACACGGCAGTCATAAAGGGATTATGTATGAAGTCTAGGCTTGAGTCTGCACTACAATTCACTGAGGAGATGCTAACAAGAAACCTCAGACCCAGTGATGGGTTGCTCACCACATTGGTTGTTGAACTTTGTAAGGATGGAAAGCATTCAGAAGCAGTAGAACTTTGGTTTAGGCTATTGAATAAAGGTTTGGCAGCCAATACAGTGACCTCAAATGCTCTAATTCATGGACTTTGTGAAGCGGGAAACATGCAAGAGGCTGTTAAACTGCTCAAGGAGATGCTGGAGAGGGGTTTGGTATTGGATAGGATCACATATAACACACTTATCTTAGGGTGTTGCAGACAGGGTAAAGTGGAGGAAGCTTTTAAGCTTAGGGAGGAGATGGTTAAGAGACAAATTACGCCAGACACCCATACTTACAATTTGCTAATACATGGGTTGTGTAACATTGGTAAAGTGGATGATGCAGTAAAGCTTTGGGATGACTGCAATAGAAATGGTATGGTTCCCAATGTGTATACATATGGGGTCATGATAGATGGATATTGTAAGGCGAATAGAATTGAAGAGGGTGAAAACCTATTCAATGAGTTGGTTAATAAAAACATGGAGCTAAATATTATTGTTTATAATACACTAATAAGAGCATACTGTAGAAATGGGAATATGACTGCTGCATTTAAACTTCGTGATGACATGAAAAGCAAGGGCATTCCACCTACTTGTAACACATATTCTTCTCTTATACATGGAATGTGCAACATTGGTTGTATTGAGGATGCAAAAGACCTTCTTGATGAAATGAGAAAGGAAGGTTTGCTGCCAAATGTTGTTTGTTATACTGCACTAATTGGCGGTTATTGTAAGCTTGGTCTGATGGATAAAGTTCGGAGTGTCTTGCTGGAAATGTCTTCGTGTAACATACATCCTAATAAAATTACCTACACTGTCATGATTGATGGGTATTGTAAATTGggaaaaacagaagaagcaacTAAGCTTTTACATGATATGGTAGAAAGGGGAATTCTCCCTGATGCTGTCACATATAATGCCTTGACAAATGGGTTTTGCAAAGAAAGGAAGATAGATGAAGCATTTGAAGTGTGCAATCAAATGTCCGATGGAGGAGTATCTTTAGATGAAATTACGTATACCACATTGATTCATAATTGGCCTCAGCCCTCAACAATTGCAAATCAAGACTAA